The DNA segment tttttcatgtcaaaagtattacttgttattgtgaatatatacataattaattagtctcacatttaaaaatttgtgAAACATTTCACAAAAGTTGTACTAAATTGTCAATTATGTATATTCTCATTTCATGACTTGTTTAAACTAATCCAGAGCGTCGTCTTCGCCCATTTAATTaaccatattttttaaaaaataaatataaattgggATGATTGCCTCCACCCCGACTGGATACTCcagatttttattttctgaaaagtaaaaaaaaaaaaaatttaattatggttAATAAATATTGATCGCGCATTTGGTCAACTTAACCATGTTATCTCTATTTGTtgcaaattttataaaaaaaattcacatgtATGCAAATAAGTGATATCaagttaaattaaatattttttagagtGATTGTTTGCGTTGGATATATGGAGTCAactcttttttattatttttatcgtaaatgttagaacttaaataatttttattatatgtttaattaaaaatgaaaaagaaataattaatataaaaatttaataattataaatggaATATTATAAACTTGATAAAAACACATCGCAAGATACTGATATAGTTACTTtatcatgtaattttttttttacattaattccataaaaaaataaattttaaaattatatttatttcaaatgtgATTTTCTCGTAGCATGGAAAATTGCTTAGCAAACCATGCATCGACCTTTGTATATAATTAAATCGAAAAAAATataaggaaaaatatatattaatcatatcatattttaattaattaacgtaTCCATCCAGCTAATTGATTAGCTCACCGAGCAATATGTGTGGTCCTAGTCAAAgtcttttatatttaattacaaGTTTACCGAGGCATGATTTTTTAGCACTCATGATTATATGAAAAGAATAtggaaattaatatttaagatcGCTAATATAGTAATATGTCATGGAGTCTATGTGTTAGTTGCTAATCTTAATTAAAGATGTAAATGAATCGAATCGAGttgaatatgataaaaatttaaagactCGAATTAGTTATATTCAAGTTCGAAACTTTTAAAACTTTTGGTTCGAATTCAGTTCAAATTAAAACTCGAGTTTGGctcgaaagattcgaacatgttCGTGAACTATTCGAACTATTGCTCGAAATAAGTACTCGAAAGgctcgaaatttatttatttattatataattatattatattaatataatattaagatTCACGAGCAGATCGCgaactatcgaacaaaataatttgggctcgagttcggctcgaaaaAATTTCGAATATGTATGAGTTCAGTtcgaatataaatcaaatatttttcgagtcgaACGAATCGAATCGATTTTCGAGTTTTTCAATTCTGACTCAAAAAACTCGAAAACCGGTTTGATTCATTTATACCactaatctagacttatttaataattttgtcaTATATTTTAGTGGTGGAATCTTACTAGTTTTCGTCCtaattatacaatattttttaaatataagttttaaaatCATGATATCACCTCTCCAAATACTAATTCAATCCAATAACTAAAATTAGAAGTGATATACAATATCATATCACATCaaaaaatgtatataaaaaattaggttattaaaaaaatatttatatcaatatcatatcgaaaatttcggtatatcgaaaatttATAACTAACATACTTATTATACAGAAATGATGCGGCATACCAATATTTTGATACGATATCTCTATATATTGttttataatgaaaaaatatatatacgatATCTCTATATATTGttttataatgaaaaaatatattatattttttaaaaatttaagtttattatttaaaaatagtatatgctttaaattatatatattatccaggtattttggtatttcagtatatacaaaaaatttcgaattttataccgttatcgtaccgaaaatttcggtattgATACCATACtatatcgaaaatttcggtaAATCCGACATTTTTCAATACAGTATAGTATATCCAAAATTCGATAACTTGTAAAAGCTCATTATCACCCAAAAAGAACTCATTATCACCCTACAAGAATGGAAATGCCCGACATTTTGTTTGGTTCATGGTGTTAGATAATCGAATTATATGAATATGTAAAATGCATATGTGTGAAATAACAGTTATTCAATTAAGAAAAATGTTTCATCAAATGTAGCATAACTAATTATTAcagtaaaataaagataaattaataatattgacatcatgaaattttattaatttagagAAGTATTAAATAAtcgaaaaaattaataatttattatttaaagattatttttttattcagaacataaatttaattacataaaaagcCAATGCGTTTCAATaatatttgttcatattttttggattaatgtcaaaaaatttcattgtacatatatatttattaaaatatgtaaataattaaataatatttgttatattgattaatcaaataaaaatctcatatgAACAAAACcaacaataaaattaaatttaatgaaaaacaaACAACAAAAGAATTATATTTTACTAAATTATTATAGTTATGTTtgtaattttagaaaattattaatttatgatattaataAGGCTGTAGTTTTATACAAGGGTCTTTCGAAAAACATTATCTTagtaatttatcaaaattattaattattaatatagtatatttactcaagttggaaccatatattttaaaaaaaaattattaacttatcgagaattaatttataaagttttttttatacatgATGTTCGTAGTATGAGTTGAGTTTGTATTTCATAAACCTTTAATCAATCACACCAAACAATATAACaatttttaagataaaaaaaagtgttgtaaattaaataaaaaatttattaaataaaataaaaaaatcaatatttccATATAATATATCAACAAAAAGTAGGTCtaccgtgagacggtctcacgaatctgtATATGTGATAcgtcaataaaaaataatactcttggcataaaaaataatattttttcatggatgatccaaataagagacatgtctaacaaaatacgatacgtgagatcgtctcacacaagtttttatcatcAACCAGTCTTCATGCCATCATAAACCACATGTGTTGCTTTAACTCGATCCAGCAGGATTTTATCCACCATGTCGAGACGCGGAGAATAGATTTCCTGTGATGATGTCAAAATTTTAAGTCGATGAAACCGTTGAAGAACCCGACAAAGCTTTCCCGCCATGTTCTAAATCCCATTCAAAAACCGCAATCTTCCCATAAAAACAACAAGGATATGATAAACCTGTTGTTAGACAAGAACCCCGATATCAAAACCCTCAAGAAAGTCCACTCGAGAATTGTTTCCGATATTAATTTAAACTCAGACACAGCGCTCGCCATCAAGTTGATGAGAGCATATGCTGCTCGTGGTAGGCCTGACACGACCCGGAAGTTGTTTGATAAAATTCCTGAAAGAAATACTGTTATCTGTAATGTCATGATCAGAAGTTATGTGAATAATAATTGTTATAAAGATGCGATTTTGATGTATAAGAGTATACTTTCGTCAGGGGTTGTGCCAGATCATTACACGTTACCTTGCATTCTGAAGGCTTGTTCCGGGTCGAATGATTTGAGGTTCGGATTGCAAATTCACTGCCCGGCTGTGAAGAAGGGACTTGATTTGACCTTGTTTACTGGGAATGGTCTCGTCGCAATGTATGGGAAATGTGGTGGTCTGGTGAATGCAAGGCAAGTTCTTAATGAAATGCTCCGTAGGGATATTGTTTCTTGGAATTCTATGGTTGCCTGTTATGCACAAAATGGGAGGTTTGATGATGCACTTGAAGTGTGTAAAGAGATGGAATCGTTAGGTGTGAAACCTGATTCGGGTACAATGGCTAGCCTCTCACCTGCTGTGACTAATACAAGCACGGAAAATATTGTGTTTGTGagaaaaattttcatggataTGGCCAAAGAAGAATTGGTGGCTTGGAACGTGATGATTGCAGTGTATGCAAATAATTTGATGCCTAGTGAGGGTCTTGGGCTTTATTCACAAATGCAAGCTCATGGGGTGGAACCGGATGCTATTACTATAACTAGTGTTCTACCGGCATGTGGGGATCTTTCTGCAGTATCACTAGGAAAACGGATTCATGAATATGTTAAAACAAAGGGCCTTTTGCCAAACTTGTCTATAGAGAATGCGTTAATCGACATGTATGCCAAGTGTGGATGTTTGCAAGAAGCGAGGAAGGTGTTTGATAAGATGCACATTAAGGACATTGTATCATGGACTTCATTGATGTCTGCTTATGGTAGGAGCGGCAAAGGTTATCAAGCCATTGAGTTATTTACTAAAATGCAGGACTTGGGTTTTGTTCCTGATTCTATAGCTTTTGTCTCAATTCTTTCGGCTTGCAGCCACGCGGGATTGTTATCAGAAGGGAGATATTATTATAGATTGATGACAGATGAATATAAGATAGTTCCAAGGTTAGAACACTCTACTTGCATCGTTGATCTACTTGGACGTGCTGGTCTAGTGGATGAGGCATATGATCATATCAAGAAAATGCCAATGGAACCAAACGAGAGGGCTTGGGGAGCTCTATTGAGTGCTTGCCACGTCTACAATAACATGGATATTGGAGTTGTAGCTGCAGATCATCTTTTCGAGTTGGCTCCACAGCAATCTGGTTATTTTGTAATGTTATCGAATATTTATGCTAAGGCAGGGAGATGGAAAGACGTAACAATAATTCGATCTATGATGAAAGGGAGAGGAATCAAGAAAATACCTGGTATGAGTAACGTGGAGCTTCAAGACAAGGTCCACACTTTTCTTGCTGGTGATAGATCACACCCTAATTCGTTAAAGATCTACGAAGAGTTGGATGCCCTAGTGGGGAAGATGAAAGAGGCTGGTTATGTTCCGAAAACCGACACTGCCATGCATGATGTTGAGGAAGAAGATAAAGAAAACCATCTAGTGGTACACAGTGAGAAGttggccattgtatttgcaatTATGAATAGCAAACCAGGGATGCCAATCAGGGTTACAAAAAATCTACGTGTCTGTGAGGATTGCCACTTTGCCATAAAGTTCATCTCCCAGATTAGTGAGCGTGAAATCATAATTAGGGACACAAATCGTTTTCACCACTTTGAGAATGGGGCTTGCTCCTGTGGTGATTATTGGTGAATTAATGCAAGAAAACGGTGGCACACAAATCCTTGCCTCAAACATAGGCACTGGTCCTGCGAGACAACCTAGAGCTAAGATCACATTATATCATAATCTTGCTTGATGATTTCTTTTGCAGTCATCTGATTTTTCTTGTGAGTAAAATGACCTTTTTGCCTTGTACTGTTGTAAAAAATTCAATGGCATTCCGccagaaaaagaaagaagaaagaaaagtcTTCAATGATTCATCCACCTCCCTTGCTTTTGGTGCAGATTCTGAGGCTCGAAATTATCATGTAACTTTATATATGTTATTTGCCTTTTTGTCATATTGATCTACATCTATTGTCTGTGGAATTGGTTCTAAGGCCATTATCGATCTCTCCAGAAACATCCGTTCTACGAATGCTCTCTTTCTGTGTACATGTGATCAAGCTATAATGCAGCACAACGGGGCACCTAGTTTGCTACAACTGTGATTTTGAGGACTCCGATGGCAATGCTGATAATGGAAACTTTGTGGT comes from the Primulina huaijiensis isolate GDHJ02 chromosome 8, ASM1229523v2, whole genome shotgun sequence genome and includes:
- the LOC140982243 gene encoding putative pentatricopeptide repeat-containing protein At3g49142, with translation MKPLKNPTKLSRHVLNPIQKPQSSHKNNKDMINLLLDKNPDIKTLKKVHSRIVSDINLNSDTALAIKLMRAYAARGRPDTTRKLFDKIPERNTVICNVMIRSYVNNNCYKDAILMYKSILSSGVVPDHYTLPCILKACSGSNDLRFGLQIHCPAVKKGLDLTLFTGNGLVAMYGKCGGLVNARQVLNEMLRRDIVSWNSMVACYAQNGRFDDALEVCKEMESLGVKPDSGTMASLSPAVTNTSTENIVFVRKIFMDMAKEELVAWNVMIAVYANNLMPSEGLGLYSQMQAHGVEPDAITITSVLPACGDLSAVSLGKRIHEYVKTKGLLPNLSIENALIDMYAKCGCLQEARKVFDKMHIKDIVSWTSLMSAYGRSGKGYQAIELFTKMQDLGFVPDSIAFVSILSACSHAGLLSEGRYYYRLMTDEYKIVPRLEHSTCIVDLLGRAGLVDEAYDHIKKMPMEPNERAWGALLSACHVYNNMDIGVVAADHLFELAPQQSGYFVMLSNIYAKAGRWKDVTIIRSMMKGRGIKKIPGMSNVELQDKVHTFLAGDRSHPNSLKIYEELDALVGKMKEAGYVPKTDTAMHDVEEEDKENHLVVHSEKLAIVFAIMNSKPGMPIRVTKNLRVCEDCHFAIKFISQISEREIIIRDTNRFHHFENGACSCGDYW